A genomic window from Brassica oleracea var. oleracea cultivar TO1000 chromosome C8, BOL, whole genome shotgun sequence includes:
- the LOC106307385 gene encoding 6-phosphofructo-2-kinase/fructose-2,6-bisphosphatase, producing MGSSASKNTEEEEEGSNGGGGQLYVSLKMENSKVEGELTPHVYGSVPVIGSWDPSKALPLQRESASISELSFVVPPDHETLDFKFLLKPKDRDTPYIVEEGENRLLTGGSLQGDARVALFKLEGDVVVEFRVFIKADRVSPFDLAASWRAYRENLQPSTVRGIPDVSINPDPTAVDENCPSESLELDLEHYEVPAPAASANSSLVYAADNAENPRSLSASGSFVNDNTPKAASSSPRVSGASVDGSPSAKDMNIIVPDSSDSYSASGVGESKSVGILSPFQLRDGQRGLFVDRGVGSPRLVKSVSASSFLADLKLDAQIKNSMPAAAGAVAAAAVADQMLGPKEDRHLAIVLVGLPARGKTFTAAKLTRYLRWLGHDTKHFNVGKYRRLKHGVNMSADFFRADNPEGVEARTEVAALAMEDMIAWMQEGGQVGIFDATNSTRARRNMLMKMAEGKCKIIFLETICNDERIIERNIRLKIQQSPDYAEETDFEAGVRDFRDRLANYERVYEPVEEGSYIKMIDMVSGNGGQIQVNNISGYLPGRIVFFLVNTHLTPRPILLTRHGESMDNVRGRTGGDSVISESGKIYAKKLANFVEKRLKNEKAASIWTSTLQRTIMTASSIVGFPKVQWRALDEINSGVCDGMTYEEIKKNMPEEYESRRKDKLRYRYPRGESYLDVIQRLEPVIIELERQRAPVVVISHQAVLRALYAYFADRPLKEIPQIEMPLHTIIEIQMGVSGVQEKRYKLMD from the exons ATGGGGTCAAGCGCATCGAAGAATACTGAAGAAGAGGAAGAAGGCTCCAATGGCGGAGGAGGTCAGCTCTACGTTTCACTCAAAATGGAGAACTCCAAGGTCGAAGGCGAGCTTACTCCTCATGTCTACGGCTCTGTTCCAGTCATCGGCTCTTGGGATCCTTCCAAAGCT CTTCCGTTGCAACGTGAATCTGCGTCAATATCGGAGCTGAGCTTCGTTGTTCCTCCTGATCACG AGACTTTGGATTTCAAGTTTTTGTTGAAGCCAAAGGATAGAGATACGCCTTACATAGTGGAGGAAGGTGAAAACAGGCTTCTCACTGGTGGCTCGTTGCAAGGAGATGCTAGAGTAGCTCTGTTTAAGCTGGAAGGCGATGTGGTTGTTGAGTTCAGAGTGTTCATCAAAGCTGACAGAGTTTCACCGTTTGATCTTGCTGCTAGTTGGCGAGCTTATAGGGAGAATCTCCAGCCTTCTACTGTGCGTGGAATCCCTGACGTCAGCATCAATCCTGATCCAACAGCTGTAGATGAG AATTGTCCTTCAGAAAGTTTGGAGCTTGATCTTGAGCATTATGAGGTTCCTGCTCCTGCAGCTTCGGCAAACTCGTCCCTTGTTTATGCGGCTGACAATGCAGAGAATCCACGGTCTCTTTCAGCTTCTGGTTCGTTTGTTAATGACAATACCCCAAAGGCGGCATCGAGCAGTCCTAGAGTTTCTGGTGCTAGCGTTGATGGATCGCCATCTGCAAAG GACATGAATATCATTGTTCCCGATTCCTCGGATTCATATTCGGCTTCAGGAGTGGGTGAGTCAAAGTCAGTGGGGATACTCTCACCTTTCCAGCTCAGAGATGGTCAAAGGGGACTCTTTGTTGATCGTGGTGTTGGATCCCCTAGGCTAGTCAAGTCTGTTAGCGCAAGCTCTTTTTTGGCTGACCTCAAACTTGATGCGCAAATCAAG AATTCAATGCCAGCCGCTGCAGGAGCTGTTGCTGCAGCAGCAGTTGCTGACCAAATGCTTGGACCTAAAGAAGATAGACACCTAGCAATTGTTCTG GTAGGCCTGCCAGCTCGAGGAAAGACTTTTACTGCAGCAAAGTTGACAAGGTATCTACGCTGGTTGGGCCACGATACAAAACATTTTAATGTTGGAAAG TATCGGCGGCTAAAACATGGAGTTAACATG TCTGCTGATTTCTTTCGGGCTGACAATCCCGAAGGTGTAGAGGCACGAACTGAG GTAGCAGCACTTGCGATGGAGGACATGATAGCTTGGATGCAAGAAGGTGGTCAA GTAGGAATTTTTGATGCAACTAATAGCACACGGGCTCGACGGAATATGTTGATGAAAATGGCTGAAGGGAAGTGTAAG ATAATTTTTCTGGAAACAATATGCAATGATGAACGCATTATTGAAAGAAACATACGTCTTAAAATTCAGCAAAGTCCTGATTATGCAGAAGA GACGGATTTTGAAGCTGGAGTGAGAGACTTTAGAGACCGTTTGGCCAATTATGAGAGG GTTTATGAGCCTGTTGAAGAAGGTTCTTACATCAAAATGATTGATATGGTCAGCGGTAATGGTGGACAGATACAA GTGAACAATATTAGTGGTTACCTTCCTGGAAGAATTGTGTTCTTCTTG GTGAATACGCATCTCACTCCACGACCAATACTACTCACTCGGCATGGAGAAAGTATGGATAATGTTAGAGGCCGAACTGGAGGAGACAGTGTTATAAG TGAATCTGGAAAAATTTATGCAAAGAAACTTGCCAACTTTGTCGAGAAGCGACTCAAAAATGAAAAGGCTGCTTCG ATTTGGACCAGTACACTTCAGAGAACAATCATGACAGCAAGTTCCATTGTCGGATTTCCAAAG GTGCAATGGCGTGCCCTGGACGAGATCAACTCTGGAGTTTGCGATGGAATGACATATGAAGAGATAAAGAAGAACATGCCGGAAGAGTACGA ATCTCGGAGAAAGGACAAACTGCGATACAGATACCCCCGTGGAGAGTCCTACCTCGATGTAATTCAACG GCTGGAACCTGTGATCATTGAGTTAGAACGACAAAGAGCTCCTGTCGTCGTCATATCTCACCAG GCCGTTCTGAGGGCCTTATATGCATATTTTGCGGATCGTCCCCTCAAAGAAATACCCCAGATCGAG ATGCCGCTGCACACTATCATAGAGATACAGATGGGAGTTTCTGGTGTGCAAGAGAAGCGCTACAAACTCATGGACTGA
- the LOC106311156 gene encoding LOW QUALITY PROTEIN: gamma-interferon-inducible lysosomal thiol reductase-like (The sequence of the model RefSeq protein was modified relative to this genomic sequence to represent the inferred CDS: inserted 2 bases in 1 codon): protein MASMPKSKHLLLICYASLLLCFVSLSSSSSSDLSGVSLPSSSKVSLSLYYESLCPACSSFIVXKLFEDDLTYIVDLHLSPWGNTYLRPDNVTALCQHGATECFLDTVEACAIDSWPKLSDHFPFIYCVESLVTEDKYDKWETCYEKLNLSSKPVADCLSSGHGQELELQYAAETSALQPPHEYVPWVVVDGQPLYEDYENFISYICKAYKGDKVPGACAKYSSDDFIRSVKVNRFPLVCMKGVNTMLDLLERIKTYLSSYVNIRGLL from the exons ATGGCGTCGATGCCGAAGAGCAAACATCTTCTCCTGATCTGTTACGCTTCCCTTCTTCTCTGCTTTGTATCATTGTCTTCATCATCATCATCTGATCTCTCTGGCGTTTCTCTACCATCTTCGTCGAAAGTCTCGCTGAGTCTGTACTATGAGTCTCTCTGTCCAGCCTGTTCTTCATTCATAGT GAAGCTCTTTGAAGACGATCTGACATACATTGTCGATCTCCATCTGTCTCCCTGGGGTAACACCTACCTCCGCCCCGACAATGTCACTGCCCTTTGCCAG CACGGGGCAACTGAATGCTTCTTGGATACGGTAGAAGCTTGTGCAATTGATTCTTGGCCGAAACTG AGCGATCATTTCCCTTTTATCTACTGTGTTGAGAGTTTGGTGACAGAAGACAAGTATGACAAGTGGGAGACTTGTTACGAGAAGCTCAATCTGAGCTCAAAGCCTGTTGCTGATTGCCTCAGCAGTGGACATGGACAAGAG CTTGAGTTGCAGTATGCTGCAGAAACGAGTGCACTTCAGCCGCCTCATGAATACGTTCCATGGGTAGTCGTGGATGGTCAGCCACTTTATGAG GATTATGAAAATTTCATAAGCTACATCTGCAAGGCTTACAAAGGTGATAAAGTGCCTGGCGCGTGTGCCAAGTATTCATCCGACGACTTCATTCGCAGTGTCAAAGTGAATCGCTTCCCTCTGGTTTGCATGAAAGGAGTCAATACGATGTTGGATTTGTTGGAACGTATCAAAACCTATTTATCCTCGTACGTCAACATCAGAGGCCTGCTATAA